From Brassica rapa cultivar Chiifu-401-42 chromosome A06, CAAS_Brap_v3.01, whole genome shotgun sequence:
ATCTTAgattcaagttttttttgtacTATTTTGGTTAACTGTATGATCTTTATAACTTactatgtatttttaatattataacttttaaatgaatgtaaatttttatttaccaatcattcaaagaaaatgattgaatgaatttattatgaaaaaaataaaaaagtaaaaatatcaaaattacaaAAGTGGAAAATGGTTGGAAGTGTCAAGTGAGGGTGGGGCTACACTTGGATTGACGCACGCGCACCATTCGCTTCCTTCCAAACGTACCGATTGGATATTACATTAGCTGTGTTCGGCGAGCAAATTCTAAAACTAGTGTCAGCGATCAAAATTAAAGCGTGGAACTGAAGAAAGATTAGCTGGATTTAGTTGCAGCGTTAGTTTAAACTTTCAGATATAACAGACTTGGGGATGCCGGAAATCAATAGCATCACCGTTTCATAAAAATCCGGAATCAACTTTTAAACGCCAgcgattcttttctttttttatttgtattccGTTTTACCGTCGTCTGTGTTTATTTATGGTCTCCGGTCCCTAAGAGCAACTCCAAAGAGAGTTTGTAAAGGGtatccaaatttaaaaaaaaaatgaaaaataaaaagaaaatagaaaagagAATCACAAAGTATCTTCTTTTgtcaattttaaaaatcttcTATTCACCTCTAATGTCATGTGTCTTTCCATCAAATAAGCGTATGATTAACATTGGTCTCTTAGTCGGGGTTCTTAATTCATGATTTgcacttttttatttattttttaatatatttttcaactaaAAGACgactcttatatctcttatttaagataCGGTTCTTaccttttcttagttaaaatctaaaaaaaattaagaattttattttatctgaAGCTAAGAACTCCAGTTAAGAGACTAgagttaatcatggtctaaggATATGTTTCACCCCGGTTTTTTAACCGGAGTTCTTAATTCATGATTTGACAtatttttttacacttttcggTTAAAAGACAGTtcttatatcttttatatctcttatttaaaagatggtttttaattttttttagtaaactaagaaaaaataaaaatcgtcTTTTATCCGAAACTAAGAGCATCATTAATGGTATAGATTCTTCAAATAGTACCTCAACTATTtgacaataataaaattttagtataaaattaaaattttaaaagtaaaagacTAAAACAATTAATACAATGACACCTATGGTTTGGATATCTCGACCATTTGATGGAGTACCTTTAAGAAGGTAcgtctctttctttttcataaccttttttttttataatatttaccattatttttagtaaaaaaaaccAGAGAGACTAGCAATGCGGCTGCTCTAAAACCTTACTTAAGAGATTGAAGTTAATCATAGTCTAATGGATCGAGCTGCTCTAATGCTGCGTCTTCTATAATACGACACGTAGACCCCACTTCTGCTCCTTCCTTCCTCTGTTgccttctatttttttctcctcCTTTCATTTTTGGGAAATTGGGCTATATAAccttcaaacaaattataattcattaCATAACTAAAACTCCTAACTTTCATCTACAGTACatgtattttatgtaataatgctATATTACCCTTCAATTCAACCTGTGTGACCTGCTGAaagttatttatcaaaaaaagtattaaataaataatttaataaattgtgGTTATCATTGTTCTacatctctttctcttcttcttcctcttctcctccaATCTCTGTTTCTTTTATACATACGAACACAAACCACTAGACTAAGAAATAATATGGATTTTGGGCTTGTGGAATTGAGTTTGGAGGAGAATATGACACCGTAGACAACAACGAGCTGACATCAcaattgcattttttttttagtttttttcaatGTTGTTcatcttgatttttttcattgttatttaaattgttatagTATGCTGTATTGATATGATATGATGAAGAATAATTACTCTGGACTAGTGAATGTGTGTATCACCATGTCTGTAAAAAGAGAAAGatgtgaagaagatgaactcGTCGACTATACTATATGTAGTGAAAGAAAATTATAGTATAGTAcgattcttatatttttgtacaattcGCAAGTACCAAACTAAATAGTATGCTACGGTTGTTGTATTATTGTACCATCGATTGTTTgataaattcattatttatcAGTTTCTTGTTTACAACTATATGtactatactatttattttgttttatactatttgagtttagagtttatacttgggtttaggtttaatgattaaaatttagggtttagtatttggaaggtgggGGTTGATGTTTGGGTTTAGTGACCGTATTATGTATGTTCCATTTGACGATTAAaaaatagtgtttttttttgcttaccaatttatactatactatgtattttgttccattctatttgagTTTATAGTCTatacttgggtttagggtttagtgattaggatttagggtttagtatttggaaggtgggAGTTTAGGTTTGGGTTCAGTGATAGCATTTTTGGGTTTAGTATTCAAAAGTTAGGTCTGAGTTTAGCATTGAGGAGTTTTGTTTggatttagtttaatattatataatattatatattattttcagattttgataattgggtttaaggtttatattagagtttagggttcagtaattggggtttagggtttagtatttagatgGAAGGGTGatgtttaaagtttagggtttattattTTGGAGTTGAGGTTTGGATTATAGTTTAGTATTTACTAGGTGTGAGTGGATTTTGAATCCTATTATTTTTAGTAATATGATATAGAAAAATTAGATGTATATTTATGTGTTAAAAAAAGTTTGGTGTTGATTGAATTACGTGTGATAATTAATTATGGGGTGTCAAATTGTTGATGTCATCAGTTTCTCTCTCTATTACTGACAACTTGAATTAAAAAAGGGTATTACCGGATAGAAGTTGACATAATTGTTATGGGttttattatgtcaaaatcaatgctatgcacttaatttctttttcaaatttggtCATTTGGCTAATTCACCCTTCATTTTTTTCCTCCCATTACTAatacgagaaaaaaaaatctattttactaaaaattgataactaatatatataacttatatgaAAAATAACAATAGAATTTCGAATTTACTGTTTCAACGTAATTTTAGGTTTATAAGTTAGATCAGCATGCGCTTGATGAACAAACAAATgaatacttcttttttttttttaagttaaaatcAGTTTTAAAAAAGTAGAAGTTTTCATCATCTCCAATTATTTTAAACCGTGATGATCTTGTGGTTGGATTTAAATGCACGAATAGCCACGAGACTAAATCACTAATGATTAAACAAACAAAAGCATATACTATAGTAgtaatatatgtaataatatattatatactaagaAAAGTCGCCACTCTCCTTGAGCATACCACCCCACCTACCTATACATATATGCCATCAAACTTCCACTTCTCCTTCACACCAAAAACAATATTCCCTTCTTTAGATTCCCTCTTAACTAAGTAAACTcataaaaaaagagagaaacataAACATGAGAACGATGGTTGATCTAGGAAAGCAAAGAGATCGTCTTCACCACCGCATGCAAATAATAAACACTCCGACCACCGTCGATTGCGCTCGTGAAATTCGTCTCCGACGAACTCTACGTTCATTCATCGAATGCATGCTCCCATACTGTTGCACTTACCAACAACAACCTGCTCATTCGTACCAAAACGACACCGTTTCGGTCTCTTCCTCTACTTCCTCAGACCACTCCTCCTCAGACcactcctcctcttcctccagCATCGTAAGTGGAACTTTCTTCGGGCACCGTCGTGGCAGAGTCAGTTTCTGCCTTCAAGACGCCACCGTGGGATCTCCGCCGCTTCTCCTCCTTGAGCTAGCTGTACCCACGGCCGCTTTAGCCAAGGAGATGGATCAAGAAGGTGTTCTACGCATAGCCCTGGAGTGTGACCGTCGTCGAAgtagcagcagcaacaacagtcGTTCTTCCTCGATCTTCGATGTTCCTGTGTGGTCCATGTACTGCAACGGAAGGAAGATGGGGTTTGCTGTGAGGAGAAAGGTGACGGAGAACGATGCCGTTTTGTTGAGGATGATGCAGTCTGTTTCAGTGGGAGCTGGTGTTGTGCCGTTGGATGAGGAGGAGCAGACGCTTTACTTGAGAGCGAGGTTCGAGCGAGTCACTGGGTCGAGCGACTCGGAATCGTTTCATATGATGAATCCTCGTGGTAGTTATGGACAGGAGCTTAGTATATTTCTTTTGAGATCGTGAGATATTGAGTAGTTTGGTTATCCTATATTAAGATTCTTGTCAgctttcttgtttctttttctagTTCATGTACATTGTATAGTAAATTTACCAAAAGACTAATATATGTATATGCAATATATCatactaggtgataacccgcgccttacgccgaataaaattattaattttaatatttataagataagAAGATATTAGATTTGTTTAGTGTGGGCATCgatttggttttaggttggatttttttagatttaactcttttaaaatataacaaccaTTCATAAGctgtatttattttggtttattcgaTTAAACTGAttttcgtttttctttctttcggtGATAGATATGCAGTTGGAATATATATCGATTATTGCAAACTTTATGTAAAAAACTTGATATATTACCTGATACAATCAGTTATATTTAATGCGATCatcttcattttttaaataaatatcttaagcAATCATTAATAAAAAGATACATCATTCTTCTATAGAATTCGGTGTAGATAATCCTCCATCGAAAattcataggcttcagtatatgaGTGTTTCAAACTTATTATATTATCAATAGCTAATAAATAAGGGCCACATACtataagttataaaaaatagaaaattcaaaGTTTTTATTAAGTGATCAGAAAAATTCACCAGCATCATCGTAaatattgtcaaaattttaaaataattttgattattatttaagtCAACCTCGGAGTGGTATTGCCGGCTTTTGTATCTTTTAATGTGACCATGTTGACATTAACAACCATAATAAACGTTACCATGTTCTTACTTCTTAAAGCTTATCCAAAAACCTTTTTCTCGTTATGTTAAAAGGATTTACCGGATCGATGGGTCACTGGATCGACCACGGGTGTATCTTgggttaataaatgaattaattttattatataataatatattagctatgaaaataaaaatataaaactatagtttaatattttctaaatgttttttaaaacataaaataatagtttggatatgtatatattttatgtttaaaaaaggtatttagaaaatacttaactttagtttttatatttttattttcattttacatacaaaatatcaaaaaaataatttagactatttaaaattttctgtaacaaagtaaaagttatgacatctaaaaaaatttaagatataaaattcataaatatttatatttctaatttgaataataaagtaaacttcaaattcaaaataaactcaaagtgaatgatcattgtaataaattgtcaataacggaaataaactaacaccaaatcacatcaactaattttggttctctctaccaTCGTTCACTTCATTTTTTTCAGGTAACATaatgaaatcttcatcaaaatctaaaactcacaaatataaaactgaaaagggaaaacctaactttttttttgtcagcacataacttcttaattggaaacttaaaatatatttcgGCCAGCACACTACGATAACAGAAAGTTACATTTCGGCCATCACACTACGATATAAGTATATTGCCATAAACTGATTATATTAGTTggttatcatatattttttgcCTTGGCCAGCAACCAACGAATTGGTTATATTCGCAGATTTCAATTGATTTTCCAACTCGGAACCAACCGGTTAGGTTCATTAATTCAATTAAAATTGCCATAGTTACAATATCTACGTTCTGTTAAAATCTCTCTTATACAGAGTTCTCACGTAACAAACTAATGGGACGTTGAATATAGTACCACCAATCCCTTAtaagagaaaaggaaaagacGTCATCATCTTCTCCGTTCTGTCCTCTTGAGTAACAAATAAATGGATTTCTCTTCTTGGAACGTCGTCATCTTATCTTTCGATCACTCCTCTTGGGATTCTCTATACTCCTCTATAGTCTTTATATCGCAAGCATGCGCATAGATTGACACATTGAAGAACAAAGTTATGTGAGAAGAAGAAGTCACGTTCAAGAACAATATTAGACAGAGTGATGATACTCTTTATAGTTCATTTAATCTCATAGTATGCATATTCTTCTCACGAGTGTAAGTATCACTATGACCAAGGTTTATGACCTTATATCATGATGCGTCATGTAATTGGTAGACAGAGTAATCGCCGCCGAGCATATTATAGCATCAATAACCCCGCGGATATCATGATGTGTCATGTCTTCAATGTGTTATGCAGTGGGGAGCTTCGCAATGTGTCATGCAGTGGGGAGCTTCAATGTATTATGCAGTGGGGAGCCGTCGAACACATTATATCATGGTGCGTCATGTCTTCGCGCAGCCTTCCGAAGAACGACACACTATAACCGTCCAGCGATTTCACAAAACGTCTCAAATCGGACATTGGAGAAGTTATCCACCTAAACCCCAGCGATGTGCACGGACGCGCCACGACCGACGATGGTCTTTAAAGTGTTACTCAAGAGGACAGAACGGAGTTCATGATGTCGTGTGTCGTTGGAACATGATACAGATTTTTCTCGTCTTCAAAGTGTTCCTGATGTGTTCTTCTTTCAGATGAATGGTCATGTCCGTCTGAAGATGAGACAGAACGGTTCATCTTCAACCACGGCGTGTCTAAACGTTCCGAGCTTCGGGGTCACTTGGTCGTCGTTTCCTGAGTCGGTCTCCACGTAGAACTCCGAAGGTTTCTTTAAAAACATTACGTTTGAAGTAATATGTGCTTAAGAATGAAGAAGAGAAAACTCCCCGCCTTGCGATTCCCGTGAGAAGTCTAAAATATTACTTGGTTACTTTTTTTGTAGATTAAGGAAACTCTTTAAGAATTCGTTTATAGAGGAAGCAAATAAGGAAACTTATTTGTGAGAGTGTCTCTCCAATAGACACGTGTCTAACTTGGTGTGAAAGCATTAACTCCAATGctcctcttttaatatatataagggatgttttcgtctttaaattaattaatggagtttttaaGATTTAGTTGGGTCATATACGTCACATGATCTGATCTATTAGTTAATCACTCgctaattttaattgttttaataaCTTCAAATCAactaagagcatctctaatAGAACTATTATTTCCTCTatattttacactaaaataaagtaactctattataaagttaaatttgtttcaatggtttactctataataaagtaatctattataaagtgaaatatagaggaatgtTGTTTTTCTACtccaaatataaagtaaaaaaacaatatttttttatatttcattctATTATAGtgtaattctattatagagtgaaccatttgAGCAAATCTAACTacataatagagttactctattttaatgtaaaatatagatgaaATAATAATGTTTCATCGGAGATGGTCTTAAGGCAGCTATTATTTTTACGATATATCTTGTAGATTCATTGATTTGGCTAAGGTTTAAATATATTCTTTCCAACTAGAAGATTAAAACCTAACGGTATAAACTTGGCTACCCAACAACTGAAATTACTTTGATGTTGGCGATTTTGTACGATCTTAGAATAAACCTAAGCCGCAAACAAGATAATGAAGATAGTTATAATACTCATAGCAACATGTTTGAActacagtttcaaaaaaaaaaaaacatggttgaACTAATTGCGTTTGGTTAAATTTAATCTCTGTGAATCTGCAATTCAATGAAAACCTCAAAGAACCACATCACAGGCATGCCAATCACACGTACGGCGTGAACTTCCATGCTAAAAGCAATGTGCGATTGAGACCAGACAGACAACCACAGTATATTGAGGGTTTTGGTTTTAGCTTCGGTGCCTGGTTCGGTTCCAAATCAGTGCCACTGTCGGACCTCATTGCACTTtagcttttgttttttctttaattccTTGTCTGTTTGATTCATTTCACAGTCACTCAACATTCCCTTttgtttattatgttttttttttgctgaaaacAGAACTCTTTCCCTTTTTGTTATTAGTACAATAATTTAAGGTTTGGCTCGAATAACCAAGAAATCCTTATTATAATATGGACGCACGCTCTAGTCTGATTTATTTATAATACTGCGTTGTGTTGTTCAGAGAATGTAGACAATGACTTTCAGTTAGTCATGTGTATTACAATCAAAGAAAATTAGTATTCAATCGTGGATTATTCTCCCCCGGAAAccaattaaataaaaaaccaTTACACTTTACACATAATActttagaaaaagaaatcaaTTATCCTGTTGAACGATACCTACATTCAACGTACCAAAATATTGACTAGAAATCGATATAATTACATTATCAATCAAGAAAACTTATAAATGACCCACGTCCCAGAAAATGACAGAGGCATGCAATATCGTGATATCCAGCGAGGTATGTGAGATTCTTATCATATTATTGATATGTTCTTTTGTCCCCTCTTCGTGCGATATAGTACTGTTTGTCTGATTTTCTTGTTCTCCATAATTGATTCTCAAAACCCTAAGATTCGTCAAGAAAAAGCTTTTAATTTTGTGatatatatgattaaataaTGAGAAAAAAGAGAGTAAATAAAAACAAGGATCGATGCGAAGGTATACAGAAATAGGAGATGCACACGAGGGTACAATATAAACCCTAACATATAAACATAGAGCTCCACAACCCATCTCCTTTAGTCTAGTTTCACGTGTACTCTCGTCCCCATTGTTTCATTTTCTCaattggatatatatatatatatatatatatatatatatatatatgtataaggaCATGTATGGTTTGTATAAATTAGTATCACCCAActcatgcaccaccacccaggTTTTAACGCGATAGAGTGCATACTGtacttagcaaaaaaaatcGTATGAGATGCGTATTATTATAAGAAATTTTTATCATAATTAAATCACAATGGTAAGATATATAGTCATATTTACATATATCATATTTGTGATAAATTGGTCCAGTATATGGCTAACCAGGTTAATTCATGCATGTGCCGCATGGATTATATCCCGATGGAATGCATGTTGCCAACAAAATACATATGATATTGATTTTTATGAAATCGGATCTCCAATGATAGACGGTTTTAATGCAAATctctataaaattatttgagaagtcagttctTATGTACCACTCTCATATTAActctcacgatggttgattacactgatacccttaatgaattaaaaatattaaatactattatttatttattttatttagttttcttttaaaaaatttccaaaaacatatacatataataaaagaggaaatttattataaagttattatttgaTTCGAACCATATGATATCAATATATGTTCTgcattttttggtaaaaaaaagataaaaacatttgttattattttatcaaaatttttaTATGAAGACTAATAGAAATGAGaataataataaaccaaattCTTAAATATGGTGACGAAGAAATGCAGTGTTAAATTGGTCCAGTATATGGCTAACCATTTTGCTTTTCGTTTGTCAGATTTTCCGGCTCAAAATCTTTGAAATATATCCATCTTACACTACATTAACAATACTTATAAAATCACCCATTTGCATCTTATAGTCAAAGTCCCAAAAGAAAGGGAATAAAGTAAGAGAATCTGATTATTTCAAGAAAATGTAATGAGGCATATTCCGATTCATTGTTTGGACTTTGGACTGTATCCAATCTTTGGTAAGAGTGTATTATTACGCCCAAAGTAACAAACCGTTATAAAAGTAGAAAACTTTGAACAGTGGCGCATGGCGCGAGAGGAAGCCCATATTCACTATGGACCAAGTTTCAGAGATGAGTCAGTTCGGCCCGGTTCACTTGACTACGATTGTAGGTGGTGTCTGAaccataataaaaaattatttccaATTGGTAATTTTTGGCTAGTTAATAATGAACCCCTTTTCTTAGGTTTTCTTGAGATGATGAGTTGCTTCATTTTTATTGGTAAAGAGATAATTATAATGTGCTGTAAGCATCTTTCATTCATTTATCGTTTTATTGGTGAAGGGATATATCATGATGGCTTTCCTACCATCTTTCGTGTTTATATAGACCCCATTGTATAATGATTAGCAAAGTAGGGTTACATTTTCCTTAACTATATTTGTCCTTGTATAATCAGTTTCTAGTGCATGGAAAGGTGCAACTATCTTAAATTCAGTGGAACTTCCACAATTTTTTGTGCACATCGATATTAAATGTCTAAGAGTGGTGCCAAAAGTAGAGGGCATTTAGTGGCCTGACCCAACGGACCACGTCGAAAATGAAACTCTATTTGGAAGGTTGTGTAATTTTGTTGTAATAACATTTGCCTCATCCTCACCAATCTCTTTCTAAGCATTTATTTGTTCTTATCCAACTTATACTGTCTTTATGCAAACTACCCAAAAATGAAACATTGGAGACTAGTTCCACTTTCACCATCTTAATATAGAATATTTGTTAATTCTTGATACTTCTTGTTAGATTCTGTACGATTTTACAAAGTTacttgttttttgttgttgtaacaAACGGACAGTTTACTCGAATGTACATGCCTTTTACCTGTCAAAGGTTGTTTTGTTTTACCAAGTCAAGGTTTGCATCTCTCTTATACTATCCTGGATGGTCGATGTCCATACGTTTGTCATCTGCGACCAAGAAACTATTGTGGAGTAATATTTTATGTCACATTGTCAACTCTTTTGTGGTTCTTGTTAAAATTGTCCCCACTTACCTAGTTGGTTTGAGATCGACGGCATTAATTGCTCGCTTTATGATTCTTAACCTATTTCAAGGAGTAATATCAGTGTGATAGATGTGAAAATGAATCATATACTACAATTATACTTATATTATATCAGTATTTATTGTTTCActccttatgatttatttaattatctcAGACTAGTTGAGTTTCAAGCACTGGACCAAGTGAGTGTActaaaaaaacataagataagactaggaaattattaaataaatggAATTGTTAATAAATCttgattatttaataataataataatactttgGGATACTATCGTCTGAACTCCCGGGAAAAATGTCGGTTGCTCGCTTATTTTTTTTTCCCGGAaagatatgatatatatatacattttttaaattatgtttttttgaagTCACATAAGCAGCAATAGTACTACTAAACGACAAGGTAAAAAAGGATGGAGCTTTTCGAGAAATGCTCTAAAACGTCTCAAAGGAAGATATACTGATGGGATGGGATGGGATgtctaatttaaattattattgcTTGAGTGATGAATTTCTTCTACAGaaagacaaaagaaagaaaatgatgGGTCTGAGTTGCGCTTCTCCTGATTgctcttcatcttctccaaggTACAAcctttatttgttttttctacCTTTCTTCTCCCCAAAGGTttcatctttttagttttaatgagAATGGGTTTTGGTTACAGGAACTCGGAGAAGCAGAGTGTGATTGTTGCCTCACCTTCAAGATTCTCTTGCTATAGTGAACCGGTAAATTTCATTCCCCTTTTCAAAAAGCAAAGCTTTTGGAGATTGTCTTAATCTGCTTTAGGACACTCCTTTTGGTTCCAAAAAGTCACATTTGTCTGTACATTTTCAATGGCAGTTTGTATCTATTGAGAAGAGATTACTAACTCATAAGGATTCTCATTGCAACGTAATGCCAAAGGTTTGATCTTTTTGTAATGAAACTTGATAAGATTCTTTGTTACCAAGCTCTTATATGTTCTGTACTTTTGTGTACAGTCTTCAGAAGATTTGAGGAAGGAGATTGCTTCACTTGAGTTTGAGATTCTGCGTACGGAGCAGTACCTGCTCTCTCTTTACAGGACAGCTTTCGATGAACAAGTTACTTCTTCTTACTCTCCTCACACTGAAACAAGCTTAGTCTCCAATCAGTTTTGTCCCATATCCGAGCATTCAGACCTCGCCGGTGTCCTCAGCTACCATTACCAAGCTTCTCCGGTCTCTGAACGTTCCACTTCGTGTCCTAAGAGTTTCCAAGCCAGCTTAAAAGCCTTTTCCGCAAGAGTAAGTAACCCACATTGCAACAAACCTTGTGATGAATCCGACAAGACTGACTTAATTTGATGTTTGCAGGAGAAGACAAGATATGTTTCTGGCAATCACACTACTCTGGGAGACCTTCTAGGCTCGTCTAATATTGTAGATGATGACATGGTGAACCC
This genomic window contains:
- the LOC103833144 gene encoding protein MIZU-KUSSEI 1-like, producing MRTMVDLGKQRDRLHHRMQIINTPTTVDCAREIRLRRTLRSFIECMLPYCCTYQQQPAHSYQNDTVSVSSSTSSDHSSSDHSSSSSSIVSGTFFGHRRGRVSFCLQDATVGSPPLLLLELAVPTAALAKEMDQEGVLRIALECDRRRSSSSNNSRSSSIFDVPVWSMYCNGRKMGFAVRRKVTENDAVLLRMMQSVSVGAGVVPLDEEEQTLYLRARFERVTGSSDSESFHMMNPRGSYGQELSIFLLRS